One genomic region from Colletes latitarsis isolate SP2378_abdomen chromosome 10, iyColLati1, whole genome shotgun sequence encodes:
- the LOC143346123 gene encoding uncharacterized protein LOC143346123 isoform X3, with protein MEDSYTVHRRRKAAARRREKTPDPSSRNQQLVETSDDEEEARRARMEKMADDAERAEQEARVKTEEIEVKKEKRSPSKLVGAVDERASVSSGSQARDNDAQDETAQPVRKEPKLGDAKKEGTPGEKPEEGPARTKKTEGDGTTDPRKLERRPKKKSRERVGRFSQSTDSSEADEKLEKHHRRTKSPEGGKVGVKKSTARRIVGDLDAAKKDGVERPPREKRSSKQRLEETDGQPRPERRRSIRHSQTDDTDEDPKMRKSESFPRQATEELPIKRSASDFKKQIIPLSNESLIEDFAKAQREYLRREQSILDPDTPDVFEDAREESTLRRRKFSVPLADTEQESIEKSIETSEKLEKRSWFHWLPFFRKRTVELEEQPVITEPELPEKVTFLDFLRALKDVVSEFKAFVSQNPRETRIMRSLRNRCLSELMLVMIYCGLGAFIFRFTEGAFEAFYKCGVKRVKRDFLDSLWNYSHNLREDDWKSMARKKLMEFEEQLHTAHEAGVQTYSGQRSWSFLNAVLYCLTVITTIGYGHISPSTSTGRAITIVYAIFGIPMFLIILADFGKLFTRGIKFLWAFVRRLYYTGSCRKVRRTVPVQEVMKGVQLVYDLATFRRPSQINPEDIDEMQKQAQQSQTVLNLDGNVPDTPGTPAMSAFAIDDEFNLPISLAIFILLSYIFIGATLFCLSEGWGFFESFYFVFISMSTIGFGDYVPKMVSFEKPNVHHKKKKSKKKK; from the exons ATGGAGGACAGCTACACGGTGCACAGACGTCGCAAAGCGGCAGCGAGAAGGCGCGAGAAGACGCCCGACCCGTCCTCGAGGAACCAGCAGCTGGTCGAGACGTCGGACGACGAGGAGGAGGCGAGGCGCGCACGAATGGAGAAGATGGCGGACGACGCCGAGAGAGCGGAGCAAGAGGCCAGAGTGAAGACGGAAgaaatcgaggtgaagaaagagAAGAGGAGCCCGTCCAAGTTGGTCGGCGCCGTGGACGAGAGGGCTTCCGTTTCGAGCGGCTCGCAAGCACGTGACAACGACGCCCAAGATGAGACTGCGCAGCCGGTAAGGAAGGAACCGAAACTGGGGGACGCCAAGAAGGAGGGTACGCCGGGGGAGAAGCCCGAGGAGGGCCCGGCCAGAACCAAGAAGACGGAAGGGGACGGAACGACCGACCCTAGAAAACTGGAGAGACGACCGAAGAAGAAGTCGAGAGAGAGGGTTGGCCGATTCAGTCAGTCCACCGACTCCAGCGAGGCGGACGAGAAACTGGAGAAGCATCACAGGAGGACCAAGTCGCCCGAAGGCGGAAAAGTTGGAGTGAAAAAGAGCACCGCGAGAAGGATCGTCGGTGACCTCGACGCTGCCAAGAAAGACGGCGTCGAGAGACCGCCTAGGGAAAAGAGGTCGAGCAAACAGAGGCTCGAGGAAACGGACGGGCAACCGAGACCGGAGAGGAGACGGTCCATCAGGCACAGCCAGACCGACGACACCGACGAGGATCCGAAAATGAGGAAGAGCGAGAGTTTCCCGAGGCAGGCGACCGAGGAGCTGCCCATCAAGAGATCCGCCTCCGACTTCAAGAAACAGATCATTCCCCTGAGCAACGAGTCCCTCATAGAAGATTTTGCCAAGGCTCAGAGAGAATACCTGAGAAGGGAGCAAAGTATTCTGGACCCAGACACGCCTGACGTTTTTGAGGACGCTCGAGAAGAGTCGACGCTCAGACGAAGGAAGTTCAGCGTGCCCCTCGCGGATACCGAGCAGGAAAGCATCGAAAAGTCCATCGAGACGTCCGAGAAGCTCGAGAAGAGATCCTGGTTCCATTGGTTACCCTTCTTCCGCAAGAGAACCGTAGAGCTCGAGGAGCAACCGGTGATAACGGAGCCGGAGCTTCCAGAGAAGGTCACATTTCTGGACTTCCTGAGAGCTCTGAAGGACGTGGTCTCGGAATTCAAAGCTTTCGTGTCGCAGAACCCTAGGGAGACTAGGATCATGAGAAGCCTCAGGAACCGTTGCTTGTCGGAGCTGATGCTGGTGATGATATATTGCGGTCTGGGTGCCTTTATCTTCCGGTTCACCGAGGGGGCCTTCGAGGCCTTCTACAAGTGCGGAGTCAAGAGGGTCAAGCGGGACTTTTTGGACAGTTTGTGGAACTACAGTCACAACCTGAGGGAGGACGATTGGAAAAGCATGGCCCGGAAGAAGCTGATGGAGTTTGAGGAACAGTTGCATACCGCTCACGAGGCAGGCGTGCAGACGTACAGCGGCCAGAGAAGCTGGTCCTTCCTGAACGCCGTCCTCTACTGCTTGACCGTTATTACCACCATCG GATACGGACACATTTCGCCCAGTACCAGCACCGGAAGGGCCATTACCATTGTTTACGCAATCTTCGGGATACCGATGTTTCTGATAATACTGGCTGACTTTGGCAAACTGTTCACTCGCGGTATAAAGTTCCTGTGGGCGTTCGTTAGAAGGCTGTACTACACAGGAAGCTGCCGAAAAGTCCGTCGAACTGTACCTGTACAG GAAGTGATGAAGGGCGTCCAACTGGTGTACGACCTGGCAACATTCAGGAGGCCGTCGCAAATAAATCCAGAGGATATCGACGAGATGCAAAAACAAGCGCAACAATCCCAAACGGTCCTGAACTTGGACGGGAACGTCCCTGACACGCCAGGCACGCCAGCTATGTCGGCCTTCGCCATTGACGACGAGTTCAATCTGCCCATCTCTTTGGCCATCTTCATCCTCCTCAGCTACATCTTCATCGGTGCCACG